Proteins encoded together in one Roseibacterium elongatum DSM 19469 window:
- a CDS encoding amino acid ABC transporter substrate-binding protein has product MKKSVFLGTIAVAGLTAGLASASTLEEVQERGSLNCGVTTGLTGFAAPDANGEWQGFDVSVCRAVAAAVLGDPMAVEFVPTTGQTRFTALASGEIDMLARNTTWTFSRDVDLSFEFTGVNYYDGQGFMVPRDLGVSSAMELDGATVCIQTGTTTELNLADFFASNNMSYEPVPIETNAEAQQQYLAGACDVYTTDASGLAATRATFEDPAAHVVLPEIVSKEPLGPLVRHGDNEWGDIVRWTLNGLISAEELGITSANVMELAAGTENPEINRMLGTEGELGAMLGLESDWLVNVISSVGNYGEIFEGNIGENTPIGLARGLNAQWTDGGLLYSPPFR; this is encoded by the coding sequence CTTCGGCGTCGACGCTGGAAGAGGTGCAGGAGCGCGGCTCGCTCAACTGTGGCGTGACCACCGGCCTGACCGGCTTTGCCGCGCCCGACGCCAACGGCGAATGGCAGGGCTTTGACGTTTCCGTCTGCCGCGCCGTTGCTGCTGCTGTGCTTGGCGATCCGATGGCTGTCGAATTCGTGCCGACCACCGGCCAGACCCGCTTTACCGCGCTGGCCTCGGGCGAGATCGACATGCTGGCCCGCAACACCACCTGGACCTTCTCGCGCGATGTCGATCTGTCCTTCGAATTCACCGGCGTGAACTACTACGACGGTCAGGGCTTCATGGTTCCGCGTGACCTCGGCGTGTCGTCGGCCATGGAACTCGACGGCGCGACCGTCTGCATCCAGACCGGCACCACGACCGAACTGAACCTCGCCGACTTCTTCGCGTCGAACAACATGAGCTACGAGCCCGTGCCGATCGAAACGAATGCCGAGGCTCAGCAGCAGTACCTTGCCGGTGCCTGCGACGTGTACACCACCGACGCCTCCGGTCTGGCCGCAACGCGCGCCACCTTCGAGGATCCCGCGGCGCATGTCGTTCTGCCCGAGATCGTCTCGAAAGAGCCGCTCGGCCCGCTCGTTCGCCACGGCGACAACGAATGGGGCGACATCGTCCGCTGGACGCTGAACGGCCTGATCTCGGCAGAAGAGCTGGGCATCACCTCGGCCAACGTCATGGAACTGGCCGCCGGCACCGAGAACCCCGAGATCAACCGCATGCTCGGCACCGAGGGTGAACTGGGCGCGATGCTCGGCCTCGAAAGCGACTGGCTAGTCAACGTGATCTCGTCGGTGGGCAACTACGGCGAAATCTTCGAGGGCAACATCGGCGAAAACACCCCGATCGGTCTGGCGCGTGGTCTGAACGCCCAGTGGACCGATGGCGGCCTGCTCTACTCGCCCCCGTTCCGCTAA
- a CDS encoding amino acid ABC transporter permease, with amino-acid sequence MATISDPPSDSFRLSQLIYDTRYRSMTIQVVAFILIMSGLVWLANNTVQNLSALGKDFDFGFLFNRAGYDINQRLIEYSNDSTHGRAAIVGILNTLLVAFLGCIMATILGVFAGVLRLSKNWIVARLMSVYVEGFRNIPLLLWIIVIFAVMTESTPQPRDFRGPDAEASMILFDSVAVTNRGIFIPAPVWGPNSGILIAVFLLSLVAIWAFRRYARKRQEATGDILPVFWVSMALFFVPAVLFYFILGRPVSLNYPELGGFNFTGGIQLRNSLIALWFALSLYTGAFIAEIVRAGILSVSRGQTEASYALGLRPNRTMNLVILPQALRVIIPPLISQYLNLTKNSSLAIAVGYMDVRSTLGGITINQTGRELEGMLLLGLFYLATSLIISGLMNIYNNSVKLKER; translated from the coding sequence ATGGCGACCATATCGGACCCACCTTCCGACTCCTTCCGACTCAGCCAGCTGATATACGACACCCGATATCGGTCGATGACCATCCAGGTGGTCGCCTTCATCCTGATCATGTCGGGGCTCGTCTGGCTGGCCAACAACACCGTTCAGAACCTGTCCGCGCTGGGCAAGGATTTCGATTTCGGGTTTCTCTTCAACCGCGCCGGCTATGACATCAACCAGCGCCTGATCGAGTATTCCAACGACTCGACTCATGGCCGCGCCGCGATCGTCGGTATTCTCAACACCCTTCTGGTGGCCTTCCTCGGCTGTATCATGGCCACGATCCTGGGCGTGTTCGCCGGGGTGCTGCGCCTGTCCAAGAACTGGATCGTGGCGCGCCTGATGTCCGTCTATGTCGAGGGGTTCCGCAACATTCCGCTGCTTCTGTGGATCATCGTCATCTTCGCCGTGATGACCGAATCCACACCGCAGCCCCGCGATTTCCGAGGTCCCGACGCCGAAGCGTCGATGATCCTGTTCGACTCGGTCGCGGTCACCAACCGCGGCATCTTCATTCCGGCGCCTGTCTGGGGGCCCAACTCGGGTATCCTGATCGCCGTCTTCCTGCTGTCGCTGGTCGCGATCTGGGCCTTCCGGCGCTATGCCCGCAAGCGGCAAGAGGCCACCGGGGACATCCTGCCGGTGTTCTGGGTGTCGATGGCGTTGTTCTTCGTGCCCGCGGTGCTGTTCTATTTCATCCTCGGTCGCCCCGTGTCGCTGAACTATCCCGAACTGGGCGGGTTCAACTTCACCGGCGGCATCCAGCTGCGAAACTCGCTGATCGCGCTGTGGTTCGCGCTGTCGCTCTATACCGGGGCCTTCATCGCTGAGATCGTGCGCGCCGGCATCCTGTCGGTGTCGCGCGGCCAGACCGAGGCCTCCTATGCCCTTGGCCTGCGCCCGAACCGCACGATGAACCTGGTGATCCTGCCCCAGGCCCTACGCGTGATCATCCCGCCGCTGATCTCGCAATATCTGAATCTGACCAAGAACTCGTCGCTGGCCATCGCCGTGGGCTACATGGATGTGCGATCCACCCTTGGGGGGATCACCATCAACCAGACCGGGCGCGAGCTCGAGGGCATGTTGCTTCTGGGCCTGTTCTATCTGGCCACGTCCCTGATCATCTCGGGCCTGATGAACATCTACAACAACTCCGTCAAACTGAAGGAGCGGTGA
- a CDS encoding amino acid ABC transporter permease codes for MSDTHAESALATAFVRREMLPEKDPPVAEKGVIKWLRENLFSSVANTILTLVSIYVIYWLLSHVLGWMVNGIWDAGSLSECREIRDARYGEGVEVACWAVLTDRWDQLMFGFYPSELYWRPVLALVLFLGAIAPVLYDGLPRKLLAFTAMSPFVLYWLLWGGTIWGPLAVAVGFVVGWVAFRFLTPIIGNLGGTIAAIVVPILYWFFAAGPLAGALGAIAPIGIEFVPSDDFGGFMLAFVIGIAGIILSLPLGIVLALGRQSDLFIINKFSVIFIEVIRGVPLIVWLFTASLLLNYFLPPGSNFDLMLRVIIMVTLFASAYIAEVVRGGLAALPRGQYEGADSLGLDYWQSMRLIILPQALKISIPGIVSTFIGLFKDTTLVVFIGLLDPIGFSNAIRASTDWNGVYWELFIFIGLCFFIACYSMSRYSQYLERKLRTDHR; via the coding sequence ATGAGCGATACGCACGCAGAAAGCGCCCTTGCCACCGCCTTCGTCCGCCGCGAGATGCTGCCGGAAAAGGACCCGCCCGTCGCCGAGAAGGGCGTGATCAAGTGGCTGCGCGAGAACCTGTTTTCCTCGGTTGCGAACACGATCCTGACGCTGGTCTCGATCTACGTCATCTACTGGTTGCTCAGCCATGTGCTTGGCTGGATGGTCAACGGAATCTGGGATGCCGGCAGCCTGTCGGAATGCCGCGAGATCCGCGACGCCCGCTATGGCGAAGGTGTCGAGGTGGCCTGCTGGGCCGTACTGACCGATCGCTGGGACCAGTTGATGTTCGGCTTCTACCCGTCCGAACTGTACTGGCGTCCGGTTCTGGCGCTGGTCCTGTTCCTCGGGGCCATCGCCCCGGTGCTTTATGACGGTCTGCCACGCAAGCTTCTCGCATTCACCGCCATGTCCCCGTTCGTCCTGTACTGGCTGCTCTGGGGCGGCACCATCTGGGGGCCGCTGGCCGTTGCGGTCGGCTTTGTGGTCGGCTGGGTCGCCTTCAGGTTCCTGACGCCGATCATTGGCAACCTGGGTGGGACGATCGCGGCCATCGTGGTGCCGATCCTGTACTGGTTCTTCGCCGCCGGTCCTCTGGCCGGGGCCTTGGGCGCCATTGCGCCCATCGGGATCGAGTTCGTGCCCTCGGACGATTTCGGCGGCTTCATGCTGGCCTTCGTGATCGGCATCGCGGGCATCATCCTGTCGCTGCCGCTGGGGATCGTTCTGGCCCTCGGGCGCCAGTCGGACCTGTTCATCATCAACAAGTTCTCGGTGATCTTCATCGAGGTGATCCGCGGCGTGCCGCTGATCGTCTGGCTGTTCACCGCGTCGCTGCTGCTCAACTACTTCCTGCCGCCGGGCTCGAATTTCGACCTGATGCTGCGCGTGATCATCATGGTGACGCTTTTCGCCTCGGCCTATATCGCCGAGGTGGTGCGTGGGGGCCTCGCCGCCCTGCCACGCGGTCAGTACGAGGGGGCCGACAGCCTCGGCCTCGATTACTGGCAGTCGATGCGCCTCATCATCCTGCCGCAGGCGCTCAAGATCTCGATCCCCGGCATCGTCTCGACCTTCATCGGCCTGTTCAAGGACACGACGCTGGTGGTCTTCATCGGCCTGCTGGATCCGATCGGCTTCTCCAACGCGATCCGGGCCTCGACCGACTGGAACGGTGTCTACTGGGAGCTCTTCATCTTCATCGGGCTCTGCTTCTTCATCGCGTGCTATTCGATGAGCCGCTATTCGCAATATCTCGAGCGCAAATTGCGCACCGATCACCGCTGA